One Desertibacillus haloalkaliphilus DNA window includes the following coding sequences:
- a CDS encoding M20 metallopeptidase family protein produces MSDSEGIARWWESVQFSDHPMVEKAFAMKQQLIQYRRHFHRYPELSFQEFETAEQIEKHLRMLPGMKVKSGKQDTGLATGVIGEVGCEKEGPTIAIRADIDALPILEENEHEYKSLHEGIMHACGHDAHTAIGLGVAELLAAEWKQRKIKGKVRFIFQPAEENEDENGLTGSPYMIKAGVLDDVDAAMALHMDPELPLGEVKLHEGYSMANVDTFEAVIRGTGGHAAYPHLGTDPVWMLSVVLPALYGIRSRKVSPLDAAVLSIGEIRAGSSYNVIPSEVSIKGTMRSYDDHVREQLVQQLDQALAVVKTIGGSYQLDVRYGEPALDNDPQVTARLEETIQALFPTFLIHRCPFGLGGEDFGHMAKQVPSSMFFIGAGIPEREESGLHMPKFDIDECVLPIGAAILAHTALTYFRGNS; encoded by the coding sequence TTCAATACCGACGCCATTTTCATCGATATCCTGAACTTAGTTTTCAGGAGTTTGAAACAGCTGAGCAAATCGAGAAACACTTGCGGATGTTGCCCGGGATGAAAGTTAAATCAGGAAAGCAAGATACTGGGTTAGCTACAGGTGTGATCGGTGAAGTCGGCTGTGAGAAGGAGGGGCCAACGATTGCGATTCGTGCTGATATTGATGCCCTTCCGATTCTTGAAGAAAATGAGCATGAGTATAAATCGTTACATGAAGGCATTATGCATGCTTGTGGTCATGATGCTCATACGGCCATTGGCCTAGGTGTTGCCGAACTTTTAGCTGCTGAATGGAAACAAAGAAAGATAAAAGGAAAGGTAAGATTTATTTTTCAACCTGCAGAAGAGAATGAGGATGAAAATGGCCTAACGGGATCCCCGTATATGATTAAAGCTGGTGTCTTAGATGATGTAGATGCAGCGATGGCACTCCATATGGATCCTGAACTCCCACTTGGTGAGGTCAAGTTACATGAGGGCTATAGCATGGCTAATGTAGATACGTTTGAAGCGGTTATACGTGGAACGGGTGGTCATGCTGCTTATCCTCATTTAGGTACGGATCCCGTTTGGATGCTAAGTGTTGTCTTACCAGCGCTGTACGGGATCAGGTCTCGCAAAGTTTCTCCTTTGGATGCTGCCGTTTTAAGTATTGGAGAGATTCGCGCAGGCTCCTCTTACAATGTTATCCCAAGCGAAGTATCAATCAAAGGGACGATGCGAAGCTACGATGACCATGTTCGTGAGCAGTTAGTCCAACAATTGGATCAGGCACTTGCGGTTGTCAAAACAATTGGTGGGAGCTATCAACTCGATGTCCGTTACGGAGAACCTGCCCTAGATAACGATCCGCAAGTGACAGCTAGGCTTGAAGAAACGATTCAAGCGTTGTTTCCCACATTTCTTATTCACCGCTGTCCATTTGGTTTAGGTGGCGAAGATTTTGGTCATATGGCAAAACAGGTGCCGAGTTCGATGTTCTTTATCGGAGCTGGCATCCCTGAACGAGAAGAAAGTGGTTTGCATATGCCAAAGTTTGATATTGATGAATGTGTATTGCCTATCGGTGCAGCGATTCTTGCACATACGGCTTTGACTTACTTCAGAGGGAACTCTTGA
- a CDS encoding homoserine dehydrogenase, protein MTHKIALIGYGGVGQGLVEILRSKNDLLKEQLGHHFSIVSISDLKKGSIHHPNGIDLDLLEGTMEKTGSLLDYPDQPGLIKGWDSLTTIENSNADTVIEITYTDVHTGQPAIDHCKAAFKNGKNVVMSNKGPVALAYQELASLAKENNVRFHFEGTVMSGTPAIRMPLVSLAGNEITEIRGILNGTTNYILTKMEEGMSYDKALLEAQRLGYAEADPKSDVDGYDVMYKVVILANVVMGVPLKKEDVYCRGIRELTTEDIEQARREQRKWKLIGKIKKEDHRVIASVGPEKVANTDPLAGVSGAMNAITYDCDLSGPITLTGAGAGIIETGYSLLIDLINLER, encoded by the coding sequence TTGACGCATAAGATCGCATTAATCGGCTATGGTGGCGTTGGGCAAGGGCTTGTTGAAATTCTCCGTTCTAAGAATGATTTGTTAAAAGAACAACTCGGGCATCATTTCTCAATTGTATCGATTTCTGACCTGAAAAAGGGCAGTATTCACCATCCAAATGGCATTGATCTAGATTTACTTGAGGGAACTATGGAAAAAACAGGATCGTTACTAGATTACCCAGACCAACCAGGTCTTATTAAAGGCTGGGACAGTCTAACGACCATTGAAAATAGTAACGCAGATACGGTTATAGAAATTACGTATACAGATGTTCATACTGGTCAACCAGCGATAGATCATTGCAAAGCAGCATTTAAAAACGGAAAAAATGTGGTGATGAGTAACAAAGGGCCGGTTGCCCTTGCTTATCAAGAATTAGCATCACTAGCAAAAGAAAATAATGTACGCTTTCATTTTGAAGGGACGGTCATGAGTGGAACTCCGGCGATTCGTATGCCACTCGTTTCTCTTGCAGGAAATGAAATTACTGAGATTCGAGGGATATTAAACGGAACGACCAATTATATTTTAACCAAAATGGAAGAAGGAATGTCTTACGATAAAGCTTTACTTGAAGCGCAAAGACTTGGGTATGCAGAAGCCGATCCGAAAAGTGATGTCGATGGATATGATGTAATGTATAAGGTTGTCATATTAGCAAATGTTGTTATGGGTGTTCCTTTAAAAAAAGAAGATGTCTATTGTCGCGGCATACGTGAATTGACAACTGAAGATATCGAGCAAGCAAGGAGAGAACAGAGGAAGTGGAAGCTCATCGGCAAGATTAAGAAGGAAGATCATCGTGTCATTGCTTCGGTCGGACCAGAAAAAGTAGCAAATACAGATCCACTCGCAGGTGTAAGTGGGGCGATGAATGCTATTACGTATGATTGTGACCTTTCGGGCCCAATTACATTGACCGGTGCTGGAGCTGGTATAATTGAAACAGGGTATTCGCTTCTCATAGACCTTATCAATCTCGAACGATAA
- a CDS encoding aldehyde dehydrogenase family protein, translated as MKMQMVGQKMLIGGEWIGRENKIEVRNPQDNRLIDTVPAASKEDMLYTIESARQGAEISANLATHERMRILNKAASLILDRSESFARTIALEGSKTIREARKEVKRCAETLKLSAEEARRIHGETIPFDQTAGNEQRVGYYYRFPVGVVAAITPFNDPLNLVAHKVGPAIASGNAIIVKPATLTPLSAIELAKVFVEAGLPKKVLSVITGKGSEIGDTLIESKDVRMISFTGGLETGEDIAKKAGIKKIAMELGSNSPTIILNDANLEQAVDATVSGAFSAAGQNCIGVQRVYIEEGIYDHFIGQFVERTKQYKVGDKLSENTDVGPMIAEKEAIRVEQWVEEAVRYGANIVAGGKRDGAFYEPTVLTNVPEECRLAREEIFGPVVLLYPVRSLNEAIERSNQVNYGLQAGIFTTAIDQAFAAIQQLGVGGIMINDSSDFRIDAMPFGGIKGSGLGREGVKYSIEEMTEPKVVCFKLNSSQ; from the coding sequence ATGAAAATGCAAATGGTTGGGCAAAAAATGCTAATCGGTGGTGAATGGATCGGCCGCGAAAATAAAATCGAAGTACGTAACCCGCAAGATAACCGTTTAATTGATACGGTTCCAGCTGCTAGTAAAGAAGATATGTTGTATACGATTGAATCTGCTAGGCAAGGAGCGGAAATTTCGGCAAATCTAGCAACTCATGAACGAATGCGGATTTTAAATAAAGCAGCTTCACTTATTCTTGATCGAAGTGAATCCTTTGCCCGAACGATCGCGCTCGAAGGTAGCAAAACGATCCGTGAAGCGAGAAAAGAAGTGAAGCGCTGTGCTGAAACGTTAAAACTGAGTGCAGAGGAAGCAAGGCGTATCCACGGTGAAACGATTCCATTTGACCAAACCGCTGGTAATGAACAACGTGTTGGTTATTATTATCGATTTCCGGTCGGTGTCGTTGCTGCGATCACTCCATTTAATGACCCTTTAAATTTAGTGGCTCATAAAGTTGGCCCTGCCATTGCATCAGGTAATGCGATTATTGTAAAGCCAGCAACACTCACGCCGCTAAGTGCAATTGAGTTAGCGAAAGTTTTTGTAGAAGCAGGACTTCCTAAGAAGGTGTTATCGGTGATTACTGGTAAAGGGAGTGAAATCGGCGATACATTAATTGAAAGTAAGGATGTACGGATGATTTCCTTTACTGGAGGGCTTGAAACGGGTGAGGATATTGCGAAAAAAGCTGGTATCAAAAAGATTGCGATGGAGCTAGGATCCAATTCACCGACGATCATATTAAATGATGCTAACCTTGAGCAAGCAGTTGATGCAACGGTGTCTGGAGCGTTCTCTGCAGCGGGGCAAAATTGCATCGGTGTTCAACGAGTCTATATTGAAGAAGGTATTTACGATCATTTTATTGGCCAATTTGTTGAACGAACAAAACAATACAAAGTGGGCGATAAATTATCAGAAAATACAGATGTCGGTCCGATGATTGCAGAAAAAGAGGCGATTCGAGTCGAGCAATGGGTAGAAGAGGCTGTTCGTTATGGGGCAAACATAGTAGCCGGTGGCAAACGAGATGGTGCTTTTTATGAGCCCACGGTACTAACAAATGTGCCTGAAGAGTGCAGACTTGCAAGGGAAGAAATCTTTGGTCCTGTAGTTCTTCTCTATCCTGTTAGAAGCCTTAATGAAGCGATTGAAAGATCTAATCAAGTCAATTATGGATTGCAAGCAGGTATTTTTACAACGGCCATTGATCAGGCATTTGCAGCGATTCAACAATTAGGAGTTGGCGGTATTATGATTAATGACAGTAGTGATTTTCGGATTGATGCGATGCCATTTGGAGGAATTAAAGGATCTGGTCTTGGGCGTGAAGGGGTAAAATACTCGATTGAAGAAATGACAGAGCCGAAAGTCGTTTGTTTTAAACTAAACTCGTCTCAGTGA
- a CDS encoding M24 family metallopeptidase — MIVFTILEYMNRLAKTKQKMLEQGIEVLLISNPSNMYYLTGYNAWSFYVHQMMVVMVDEDQPIWIGREMDASSVKVSTWIDDHHIIPYPDEYVQSTIKHPMDFVANILQEIGQATRKIGLEMDAHYFTGLCYERLQQGLPNATFKNASTLVNWVRLIKSDEEIVFMRRAANIVEKAMSKAYETVDVGVRECDVAANIYHAQISGLDNFGGDYTSIVPMIPTGKNTSCPHLTWTDKRYKNGDNLTIEIAGCYKRYHTPMARTMVLGTPSQQVSDLSEVVLEGINETLAAIKPGMMAEEVEAVWRKTIAKRGYYKDSRLGYSIGLSFPPDWGEHTVSFRKGDRTVLEPNMTFHLMPGIWYEDYGVEITESIRITENGCELLTNFPRELYKKNPTTDLYIEGNCLIKEDF, encoded by the coding sequence ATGATAGTGTTTACAATCCTGGAATATATGAATCGATTAGCGAAAACAAAGCAAAAAATGCTCGAACAGGGAATTGAAGTTTTACTCATATCAAACCCATCGAATATGTATTATCTGACAGGGTATAATGCATGGTCATTTTATGTACACCAAATGATGGTCGTGATGGTTGATGAGGACCAACCGATTTGGATTGGTAGAGAAATGGATGCGAGTAGTGTGAAGGTCAGTACGTGGATTGATGATCATCACATTATTCCTTACCCAGATGAGTATGTGCAATCAACAATTAAACACCCAATGGATTTTGTCGCAAATATATTACAGGAGATTGGTCAAGCAACAAGAAAAATTGGGTTGGAAATGGATGCTCATTATTTTACTGGTTTATGTTATGAACGACTGCAACAAGGACTTCCGAACGCAACATTTAAAAATGCTTCAACACTTGTTAATTGGGTGAGGTTGATTAAATCGGACGAAGAAATCGTTTTTATGAGGCGTGCGGCTAACATTGTAGAAAAGGCCATGAGTAAAGCGTATGAAACCGTCGATGTAGGTGTTAGAGAATGTGATGTTGCCGCAAATATTTACCATGCGCAAATTAGTGGTTTAGACAATTTTGGAGGGGACTATACGTCGATCGTCCCGATGATTCCAACAGGGAAAAATACGTCTTGTCCACATTTAACATGGACCGATAAACGATACAAAAATGGAGATAATTTAACGATTGAAATTGCTGGATGTTATAAACGTTATCATACCCCAATGGCTCGCACGATGGTGTTAGGCACACCCTCGCAGCAAGTTTCTGATCTCTCCGAAGTTGTCTTAGAAGGAATAAATGAAACCTTAGCAGCTATTAAACCAGGAATGATGGCTGAGGAAGTTGAGGCCGTTTGGCGAAAGACGATTGCGAAAAGAGGGTACTATAAGGACTCAAGGTTAGGGTACTCCATTGGATTAAGTTTTCCACCTGATTGGGGAGAGCATACCGTAAGTTTTCGAAAAGGTGATCGTACAGTTCTCGAACCAAACATGACGTTCCACCTCATGCCGGGAATTTGGTATGAAGATTATGGAGTTGAAATTACCGAGTCCATTCGTATTACCGAAAATGGCTGCGAATTATTAACAAATTTCCCGCGTGAATTGTATAAAAAAAATCCAACAACAGACTTGTATATCGAAGGAAATTGCTTAATAAAAGAAGATTTTTAA